The proteins below come from a single Treponema phagedenis genomic window:
- a CDS encoding ABC transporter ATP-binding protein yields MSKYSNLIKLSKYSKRYIGTLIGSIICGVMNYVSQLVSLLLGAYLTGLAIGGAEGSIIVKFFPYLLGFILAKGLFAYLHMLIAHELAYLVLEDLRGDVFDAIERGGPLTSLKYRTGDVSSIIMEDVETLETFFAHIFGDYMIAIICMLSFLVLCLTVSWEIALLMFVSSCIITTIPYWFSKENQKNGKNIRTGLGLANARIVDAIQGLTEIIIFGKEKSFTQKISKDTADLSKHEMRDGKLKGLEAGIIDTVSAITMIAVILLSHSMTISGRLDNTLIAPLIILAMNIFLPVIAVTSTAGKISLTAACADRVYGLIHEPSPIKEYSKDERATKFAEIETENILDVKNISFSYDKENPVLKNLNVSIKKNDNVVITGESGAGKTTLMNLLLRFYDPDEGTIYLNGKDIRSMRTEDLRKNISYVSQDVYLFNGSIAENLKLGNPEASDEEMIAAAKTALADEFITKLEGGYKARVGERGMTLSGGQKQRVAIARALLTNAPILIMDEAVSNLDSESERLFRKALENIKNKKTIITVAHRPSTISAADRRIHLEDGKIVDSQQL; encoded by the coding sequence ATGAGTAAATATTCAAATCTTATAAAACTTTCAAAGTATTCAAAACGCTATATTGGAACATTAATTGGTTCTATTATTTGCGGAGTTATGAATTATGTTTCGCAATTAGTATCGCTTTTGTTAGGAGCATATTTAACAGGTCTTGCCATAGGCGGAGCTGAGGGCAGCATTATTGTTAAATTCTTCCCATACCTTTTGGGCTTTATTCTTGCAAAGGGCCTGTTTGCATATTTGCACATGCTCATCGCCCATGAGCTTGCCTACCTTGTATTGGAAGATTTACGCGGCGATGTATTTGACGCAATTGAGAGAGGCGGACCTCTCACAAGTTTAAAATACCGCACCGGTGATGTAAGCTCCATCATTATGGAAGATGTTGAAACTTTGGAAACTTTCTTTGCCCACATCTTCGGTGATTATATGATAGCTATTATTTGTATGCTGTCATTTTTGGTGCTTTGCTTAACAGTATCTTGGGAGATTGCCTTACTTATGTTTGTATCCTCGTGTATTATCACAACAATACCGTATTGGTTTTCAAAGGAAAACCAAAAAAACGGAAAAAACATTAGAACAGGACTCGGGCTTGCGAATGCTCGGATTGTGGATGCAATTCAAGGTTTAACAGAAATTATTATTTTCGGGAAAGAAAAAAGCTTTACTCAAAAAATAAGTAAAGACACAGCGGACTTGAGCAAGCACGAAATGCGTGACGGCAAATTAAAAGGATTGGAAGCAGGCATTATTGATACGGTGTCGGCTATAACAATGATAGCGGTAATTCTTTTAAGCCACAGCATGACAATTTCAGGACGCCTCGATAATACTCTGATAGCTCCTCTTATTATTTTAGCAATGAATATTTTTTTGCCGGTAATAGCGGTAACAAGCACTGCCGGAAAAATTAGCCTAACAGCTGCTTGTGCTGACAGGGTGTACGGATTAATTCACGAGCCGTCTCCGATTAAAGAGTATTCGAAGGATGAGCGTGCAACAAAATTTGCAGAGATTGAAACCGAAAATATTTTGGACGTAAAGAATATCAGCTTTTCATATGATAAAGAAAATCCGGTGCTCAAAAATTTAAATGTATCTATTAAAAAAAATGACAATGTTGTTATTACCGGAGAATCCGGTGCAGGCAAAACAACTCTAATGAATTTACTTTTACGCTTTTATGATCCCGATGAGGGGACCATTTATTTAAACGGAAAAGATATAAGATCGATGCGCACTGAAGATTTGCGAAAAAACATTTCATACGTTTCGCAGGATGTGTACTTATTCAACGGAAGCATTGCGGAGAATTTAAAATTGGGAAACCCGGAAGCAAGCGATGAAGAAATGATAGCTGCGGCAAAAACAGCCTTGGCTGATGAATTTATCACTAAGCTTGAAGGCGGCTACAAGGCTCGTGTCGGGGAGAGGGGCATGACGCTTTCGGGAGGACAAAAGCAAAGAGTCGCAATTGCGCGAGCCTTACTGACAAATGCGCCGATACTCATAATGGACGAAGCGGTTTCCAATTTAGATTCCGAGAGCGAGCGGCTTTTTAGAAAGGCACTTGAAAATATAAAAAACAAAAAAACTATTATCACTGTTGCGCACCGCCCTTCCACAATAAGTGCCGCCGACAGGCGAATTCATTTGGAAGACGGAAAAATTGTAGACAGCCAACAGTTGTAA
- a CDS encoding ABC transporter ATP-binding protein has translation MLIHRRIIELMSGVTRYVLSKSFIGLIINFTFILQALALGQIVKALYVHAEFSQIQRYIIYLVIIVIVRFLLVRANQIYGKWIVGKVKGALRKRAYEKLLRLGPGYLTETRTGKLESTIVAGIEYLEGYLTLYIPQIIICIIGSSVMVTYIFTVDWTLGLLVLVSILITMFAPILFLKVLSKFTEEHWSAYLHLNAEFVDCVQGIMTLKAMNAAKRIGNKLKSKMHKLYKKTMASLRINLAEFGFASFFTSLGSSFTLGLAGYYAAIGRISISSLVILLFMVSEAFRPVRGLANYFHQGFMGMTSVDGLVDLFDEKETITDTLNPPDPAIDSPHQNISFENISFSYAKEKVFDGLSFEVRAGERLAIVGESGSGKTTIARLLLRFYDPDSGVIRINGVDTKTIPLKNLREKIAMVSQDTYLFNGTIEENLKLANEDASKEDLDEAIKIARLEEFMQSSEDGYNMKLGERALNLSGGQRQRFSIARALLKNAPIIILDEATSSIDIENEKQIKLGLDALLKGRTSVTIAHRLSTVVDADRILVLKSGVIVEEGTHEQLMKKGEYYYKLVLAQAEEMNQ, from the coding sequence ATGCTAATTCACAGAAGAATTATAGAGTTGATGAGCGGTGTTACCCGTTATGTTTTATCAAAATCGTTCATTGGTCTTATAATTAATTTTACGTTTATCTTACAAGCACTTGCACTTGGACAGATTGTAAAAGCTCTTTACGTTCATGCAGAGTTTTCACAAATCCAAAGATATATTATCTATCTGGTCATTATTGTGATTGTACGATTTTTACTGGTTCGGGCTAATCAAATATACGGAAAATGGATTGTCGGAAAAGTAAAGGGGGCATTACGCAAGAGAGCATACGAAAAACTTTTGCGATTGGGTCCCGGTTATTTAACAGAAACAAGGACGGGAAAGCTTGAATCTACAATCGTTGCGGGTATTGAATATTTGGAAGGATACCTAACATTATACATCCCGCAAATTATCATTTGCATTATAGGATCAAGTGTAATGGTTACCTATATTTTCACGGTAGATTGGACGCTCGGTCTTTTAGTTTTAGTTTCTATTCTCATCACTATGTTTGCACCGATTTTATTTTTAAAAGTATTATCAAAATTCACCGAAGAACATTGGAGTGCTTACTTGCATCTTAATGCCGAGTTTGTTGATTGCGTTCAAGGAATTATGACACTGAAGGCGATGAATGCGGCAAAGCGAATCGGAAATAAATTAAAATCAAAAATGCATAAGCTGTATAAAAAAACAATGGCAAGTCTTCGCATAAATCTTGCCGAGTTCGGGTTTGCAAGTTTTTTTACATCCCTTGGTTCATCTTTTACACTTGGACTTGCAGGCTATTATGCGGCAATTGGACGTATATCGATTTCATCTCTTGTTATACTTTTATTTATGGTGTCGGAAGCTTTTAGACCGGTGCGCGGATTAGCAAATTATTTTCACCAAGGTTTTATGGGAATGACTTCGGTTGACGGCTTAGTTGATCTCTTTGATGAAAAGGAAACTATTACGGATACTCTTAATCCGCCCGATCCTGCAATTGATAGTCCGCATCAAAATATATCGTTTGAAAACATATCTTTTTCATATGCTAAAGAAAAAGTTTTTGACGGGCTCAGTTTTGAAGTGCGTGCCGGAGAACGGCTTGCAATTGTCGGAGAGTCGGGTTCGGGAAAAACTACCATTGCCCGATTGCTTTTGCGGTTTTACGATCCCGACAGCGGTGTAATTCGCATAAACGGAGTTGACACTAAAACAATTCCGCTAAAAAATTTGCGCGAAAAAATTGCAATGGTATCTCAGGATACTTATTTGTTTAACGGAACAATTGAGGAAAATTTAAAACTTGCAAACGAAGATGCAAGCAAAGAAGACTTGGATGAGGCAATTAAAATTGCCCGGCTTGAAGAATTTATGCAATCTTCGGAGGACGGTTATAACATGAAGCTTGGGGAGAGGGCACTAAATCTTTCCGGCGGACAGCGGCAAAGGTTTTCCATTGCACGCGCTCTTTTAAAAAACGCTCCGATTATTATTTTGGATGAAGCCACTTCAAGCATTGATATCGAAAATGAAAAACAAATTAAGCTCGGGCTTGACGCCCTGTTGAAGGGACGCACATCAGTTACTATTGCGCACAGGCTTTCAACCGTTGTCGATGCGGATAGAATTTTAGTTTTAAAATCCGGAGTGATTGTAGAAGAAGGAACCCACGAACAGCTGATGAAAAAAGGCGAGTATTATTACAAACTTGTGCTTGCACAAGCAGAGGAGATGAATCAATGA